The following are encoded together in the Pedobacter steynii genome:
- a CDS encoding GNAT family N-acetyltransferase, which yields MLKNMQVVPSTLNDIEQIFELYDAAIAYQKTVFNKHWQGFERSLIERELSEQRQWKILIDGQIACIFAIDFNDPLIWKEKDADPSIYLHRIVTNPKFRGANFVNEIVEWAKVFAAGKGKEYIRMDTWGDNPRLIAYYEKCGFSYLGNIIPTASSILPKHYEDIELALFEIPIEEKQSVEGK from the coding sequence ATGTTAAAAAATATGCAGGTAGTTCCTTCTACTTTAAACGACATAGAACAGATTTTCGAATTATACGATGCCGCTATTGCCTATCAGAAGACCGTATTTAATAAACACTGGCAGGGTTTCGAGCGCAGCCTGATTGAGCGGGAACTCAGCGAACAGCGACAATGGAAAATCCTCATCGACGGACAGATCGCCTGTATCTTCGCCATAGACTTCAATGACCCTTTGATCTGGAAAGAGAAAGACGCAGATCCTTCCATATACCTTCACCGTATTGTGACCAATCCGAAATTCAGGGGTGCCAATTTTGTCAATGAAATTGTGGAATGGGCAAAAGTATTTGCTGCAGGTAAGGGTAAAGAATATATCCGTATGGATACCTGGGGCGACAATCCCAGATTGATTGCCTATTATGAAAAATGTGGGTTCAGTTATCTAGGAAACATTATCCCTACTGCTTCCAGCATATTGCCGAAGCATTATGAAGACATTGAGCTTGCGCTTTTCGAGATTCCCATTGAGGAAAAACAGTCCGTGGAGGGAAAATAA
- a CDS encoding OsmC family protein, whose protein sequence is MKRNATAVWNGTIKEGAGHLSTDSKVLDQTQYSFNSRFADGIGTNPEELMAAAHAGCFTMKLSLDLTEAGFTPGSLETKATISLDNGVITSSHLVLKASVPGISEEQFQEITAGAKANCPVSKAYAMEITLDASLV, encoded by the coding sequence ATGAAACGTAATGCAACAGCCGTTTGGAATGGCACAATTAAAGAAGGTGCAGGTCACCTGAGTACGGATAGTAAGGTATTAGACCAGACGCAATACTCTTTTAACAGTCGTTTTGCAGATGGTATCGGTACCAATCCGGAAGAACTGATGGCGGCGGCACATGCCGGTTGCTTTACCATGAAATTGAGCCTGGATCTGACTGAAGCAGGTTTTACACCAGGATCTCTGGAAACCAAGGCGACCATATCCCTGGATAATGGTGTGATTACCAGCTCACACCTGGTTTTGAAAGCCAGTGTTCCAGGAATCTCAGAGGAGCAGTTTCAGGAAATTACAGCCGGAGCTAAAGCAAACTGCCCGGTAAGTAAAGCTTATGCCATGGAGATTACCCTGGATGCTTCATTGGTTTAA
- a CDS encoding sensor histidine kinase, with protein sequence MQNNSSSPQSLLLKMLGEIEDYAILFLDQHGKVGSWNKGAEKIKGYSAEEIKGMDFRNFYTEEARKNRIPDLLLEKATQKKKVQHRGWRVRKDGGLFWAHVTITSIYDEDNKLMGFSKFTRDLTDKLNAEKALKEYARLLEFRNKELEQFVYVASHDLQEPLLTVNNFIGLLKKEYAELFDENGNLYLKYISESTEKMKYLIKGLLDYARLGTPAPRELVNCNLILEELKSELSEEIAASGMVIEYDHLPVVYGYGQALKQLFHHLISNSLKFRKKDVLPKLQITAVEDEQYWNFDFADNGIGIEGKFKEKIFSIFQRLHSHEDYEGYGIGLSHCKKIVELHGGEIFVKSVLDQGSTFCFSLKNNISQ encoded by the coding sequence ATGCAAAATAATTCAAGTAGTCCTCAGTCCTTACTTTTAAAAATGTTGGGAGAAATAGAGGATTACGCAATTCTGTTTCTGGATCAACACGGAAAGGTGGGCAGTTGGAATAAAGGTGCGGAAAAGATTAAGGGGTATTCTGCAGAGGAAATAAAGGGTATGGATTTCAGAAATTTCTATACGGAAGAGGCGAGGAAGAACAGGATTCCTGATCTTTTGCTGGAGAAGGCCACTCAGAAAAAAAAAGTGCAGCACCGTGGCTGGCGGGTCAGAAAAGATGGAGGGCTATTCTGGGCTCATGTGACGATTACCAGTATTTATGATGAAGATAATAAGCTGATGGGCTTTTCTAAATTCACCCGCGACCTTACTGATAAGTTAAACGCGGAGAAGGCGCTGAAAGAGTATGCCCGCTTATTGGAATTCAGAAATAAGGAGCTGGAACAATTTGTTTATGTCGCTTCTCATGACTTACAGGAACCATTGTTAACGGTAAACAATTTTATCGGCCTGCTGAAAAAGGAATATGCGGAACTGTTTGATGAGAACGGGAATTTATACCTGAAGTATATCTCTGAGTCTACAGAGAAAATGAAATATTTAATTAAAGGTTTACTGGATTATGCGAGGTTGGGAACACCTGCGCCCAGGGAACTGGTAAATTGTAACCTGATACTGGAAGAGTTGAAATCAGAACTTTCAGAGGAAATTGCAGCTTCGGGAATGGTGATAGAATACGATCATCTTCCTGTAGTGTATGGATATGGACAGGCGTTAAAACAGCTTTTTCATCACCTGATCAGCAATTCCCTGAAGTTCAGGAAAAAGGATGTGCTTCCTAAGCTTCAGATTACTGCCGTAGAGGATGAGCAGTACTGGAACTTTGATTTTGCTGATAACGGTATCGGGATAGAAGGAAAGTTTAAAGAAAAGATTTTTTCGATTTTCCAGCGTCTCCATAGTCATGAGGACTATGAAGGATATGGAATCGGATTGTCGCATTGTAAGAAAATAGTGGAGCTCCATGGGGGGGAGATCTTTGTTAAATCTGTCCTGGATCAAGGCAGTACGTTTTGTTTTAGCCTGAAAAACAATATATCCCAATGA
- a CDS encoding glutamate-5-semialdehyde dehydrogenase encodes METIENQLINAKKARYSIASLSDAGKQEVLLRLAALISGKSTEIIAENLKDLQKMPDTDPKKDRLLLNEARILALVQGLKDVAALPDPTNQVISERTMENGLFIQKKTVAIGVVGVIYESRPNVTIDVASLCIRSGNVCLLRGGQDAYHTNLFLVSLIQQVLKESGLDPNVVQQLPAERKYILDILQAEKYIDVIIPRGSNELIEFVRKNALVPVIETGAGVCHTYIEKTARLQTGAEIVVNAKVSRPSVCNALDTVLVDEEIAGDFLEILSPLLAAHQVEIFADEQAFHLLEKSGYPHLVLAAAEDFGREFLDYKCSVKVVKNTADALNHIADFSSKHSEAIVTEDSLLATRFLEEVDAAVVYWNASTRFTDGQVFGLGAEIGISTQKLHARGPFALEKLVTEKWVVRGDGQIRN; translated from the coding sequence ATGGAAACTATAGAAAATCAACTGATCAACGCTAAAAAAGCGAGGTATTCCATTGCTTCTTTAAGTGATGCCGGAAAACAAGAGGTCTTATTGCGTCTGGCCGCATTGATCTCCGGAAAATCAACGGAAATCATTGCAGAGAACTTAAAAGACCTGCAGAAAATGCCGGATACTGATCCTAAAAAGGACCGCCTGTTATTGAATGAGGCGCGTATCCTCGCATTGGTACAGGGACTTAAAGATGTGGCTGCTTTACCTGATCCGACTAATCAGGTGATCTCGGAACGGACGATGGAAAATGGTTTGTTTATTCAGAAAAAGACGGTCGCCATCGGAGTGGTAGGCGTTATCTATGAATCCAGACCGAATGTGACCATTGATGTGGCTTCTTTATGTATCCGGTCTGGAAATGTATGTCTGCTGAGGGGCGGACAGGATGCTTATCATACCAATCTTTTCCTGGTTTCCCTTATTCAGCAGGTACTGAAAGAATCAGGACTGGATCCGAATGTGGTACAGCAGTTGCCGGCAGAGAGGAAATATATTCTGGATATTCTGCAGGCCGAGAAATACATCGATGTGATCATTCCCCGGGGATCAAATGAACTGATTGAATTTGTCCGCAAAAACGCCCTTGTGCCGGTCATAGAGACAGGTGCAGGTGTATGCCATACTTATATCGAAAAAACCGCCAGACTGCAGACAGGGGCGGAGATCGTTGTCAATGCCAAGGTCTCCCGTCCATCGGTTTGTAATGCCCTGGATACGGTATTGGTGGATGAGGAGATAGCCGGAGATTTTCTGGAGATTTTATCCCCTTTACTGGCTGCTCATCAGGTTGAAATTTTTGCAGATGAACAGGCCTTTCATCTTCTGGAAAAGAGCGGTTATCCCCATTTGGTTCTGGCTGCGGCGGAAGATTTCGGAAGAGAGTTTCTGGATTATAAATGTTCAGTTAAAGTCGTGAAAAATACAGCCGATGCGCTGAATCATATTGCCGATTTCTCGTCGAAACATTCGGAAGCAATTGTGACTGAAGATTCCCTGCTGGCCACGCGCTTTCTGGAAGAAGTTGATGCCGCCGTGGTGTATTGGAATGCCTCTACCAGATTCACAGACGGACAGGTATTTGGCCTTGGTGCAGAGATCGGAATTTCGACTCAAAAGTTGCATGCCAGAGGACCTTTTGCCCTGGAAAAACTGGTAACAGAAAAATGGGTGGTAAGAGGCGATGGGCAAATCAGGAATTAA
- a CDS encoding LacI family DNA-binding transcriptional regulator, giving the protein MKAPSIKDIAKRAEVSITTVSFILNGKAEKMRISKEVIQRVEEIIKELGFKPNQVARSLRTGNTKTIGLIVEDISNPFFSAIARLIEDKAYKKGYKISYSSTENDPVKARDLIEMFKSRKVDAYIIAPVPGIEEDIKELLADRIPVVIFDRNLPDLDVNYVVVDNFEGGYSATEFLINKGRKNIAFVTVDVEVDQINNRFLGYEKALRDHGITANERTLVKIPFDSTEEDTNRRLKVLFEENPQIDAVFFSTNYLAVRGLFFLKTIKKPINDGFMIVAYDDQDVFRIHTPPISVVDQPIEQIAEKIIDIILQELSADRSLPQTERSKVILPTKFIER; this is encoded by the coding sequence ATGAAAGCTCCGTCTATTAAGGATATTGCAAAAAGAGCAGAAGTATCCATCACTACCGTTTCCTTTATCTTAAATGGCAAGGCCGAAAAGATGCGCATTAGCAAGGAGGTGATCCAACGGGTAGAAGAGATTATTAAGGAGCTTGGCTTTAAGCCAAACCAGGTTGCACGAAGCCTGAGGACTGGTAATACAAAAACCATCGGCCTGATTGTGGAAGATATTTCCAACCCGTTTTTCTCCGCTATAGCCAGGCTTATTGAAGATAAAGCTTATAAAAAAGGGTATAAGATCAGTTATTCCAGTACAGAGAATGATCCGGTTAAAGCCAGAGACCTGATCGAAATGTTTAAGTCAAGGAAAGTGGATGCCTATATTATTGCTCCTGTTCCGGGAATTGAAGAAGATATCAAAGAATTGCTTGCAGACCGCATTCCGGTAGTGATATTCGACAGGAACTTGCCTGATCTGGATGTGAACTATGTGGTGGTCGACAACTTTGAGGGTGGTTATTCTGCAACAGAATTTCTGATCAACAAGGGAAGAAAAAATATTGCTTTTGTAACGGTAGATGTGGAAGTTGATCAGATCAACAACCGTTTTCTGGGTTATGAGAAAGCATTGAGGGATCATGGAATCACTGCCAATGAGCGTACGCTGGTTAAAATTCCGTTCGACAGCACGGAAGAGGATACCAACCGAAGGTTAAAAGTTTTGTTTGAAGAGAACCCTCAGATTGATGCCGTATTCTTTTCTACAAATTACCTGGCCGTAAGAGGTTTATTTTTCCTTAAAACGATTAAGAAGCCGATTAATGATGGTTTTATGATTGTGGCTTATGATGACCAGGATGTATTCCGGATTCATACTCCTCCAATCAGTGTGGTTGATCAACCCATAGAACAGATCGCCGAAAAAATCATTGATATCATTCTTCAGGAACTTTCTGCGGATAGATCATTACCCCAGACTGAAAGAAGTAAGGTGATTTTACCTACTAAATTTATTGAAAGATGA
- the proB gene encoding glutamate 5-kinase has protein sequence MNKPILVLKLGTASITTSKGELDEGVIADVAAQVAKLAKDYRLILVSSGAVAAGKQYIRNYKGKISERKAAASIGNPILLNTYSKHFHPYGIQMAQSLCERQHFSNRTQFLQLKDTYEELWKNGLIPIANENDVVSDLELKFSDNDELATLLGVGFGASLILLGTSVPGVLDKDGKVIDKIDSINNDVFSLADKKTSDLGLGGMVSKLTFAHLASTMGIRVVIFGIRTPNGILDAVEEKTGTVCTPKICSISARNKWLASGSLVTGRLMVDAGACEAIRKRKSLLAVGVVEVVEQFENGEIFEIVDDKKNIVAVARAKASSDAILKNLKQHNLEIANASDIVIL, from the coding sequence ATGAATAAGCCGATACTTGTTTTGAAATTAGGCACTGCTTCCATCACGACTTCAAAAGGAGAACTTGATGAGGGCGTCATTGCGGATGTTGCCGCTCAGGTAGCAAAGCTGGCTAAAGATTACCGGTTAATCCTGGTTTCTTCCGGTGCAGTTGCTGCAGGAAAGCAATACATCAGGAATTACAAAGGGAAAATCTCTGAAAGAAAGGCTGCGGCCTCGATAGGGAACCCCATTTTGTTAAATACCTATTCAAAACATTTTCATCCCTATGGCATTCAAATGGCCCAGAGCTTGTGCGAACGCCAGCATTTCTCTAACAGAACCCAGTTTTTGCAACTCAAAGATACTTATGAGGAATTGTGGAAGAACGGGCTGATCCCGATTGCCAATGAGAATGATGTGGTGAGCGACCTGGAGCTTAAGTTTTCAGATAACGATGAACTGGCCACACTATTGGGCGTTGGATTTGGTGCATCGCTGATTTTGCTGGGCACTTCTGTTCCCGGAGTATTGGATAAAGACGGAAAAGTAATTGATAAAATTGATTCCATTAATAATGATGTCTTTTCTCTCGCGGATAAGAAAACCTCCGACCTTGGACTGGGCGGAATGGTTTCCAAGCTTACATTTGCCCATCTGGCCTCTACAATGGGGATCAGGGTGGTGATTTTTGGCATCCGTACGCCAAACGGCATTCTGGATGCAGTAGAAGAGAAAACAGGAACGGTATGTACGCCTAAAATCTGTTCTATTTCTGCCAGAAATAAATGGCTGGCCAGCGGAAGTCTGGTTACAGGCAGATTGATGGTCGATGCTGGGGCCTGTGAGGCAATCAGGAAGCGCAAAAGTCTGCTGGCAGTTGGCGTGGTGGAAGTCGTAGAGCAGTTCGAAAATGGAGAAATATTTGAGATTGTGGACGACAAAAAAAATATTGTAGCAGTAGCCAGGGCAAAAGCATCTTCTGATGCGATCCTGAAAAATTTAAAACAACATAACCTCGAGATCGCCAATGCCAGCGATATCGTTATCCTGTAA
- a CDS encoding phospho-sugar mutase, which translates to MQLEAATLDTINQWLNGNYDTKTKEEIQQLLDNEAFTELTDSFYRSLEFGTGGLRGIMGAGSNRINKYTIGTATQGLCNYLLKKYPGEKVKVAIAHDSRNNSDYFAGITADVFSANGIHVYFFKALRPTPELSFAVRELGCKSGVMLTASHNPKEYNGYKAYGADGGQFTAPDDTMVMDEVAKISSIDEVKFDRIEANVELIGEEIDQLYLDKITELSVSPEAIARQKDLKIVYSPIHGTGITLVPQALAQFGFTNLTLVEEQSKPDGNFPTVVYPNPEEKEALTLALKKAEEIDADLVLATDPDADRVGIAVKNNDGQFVLLNGNQTGSLLINYLLSAWEEKGKLTGDQYIVKTIVTSNLIEEIAKKKNVTFYNTLTGFKWIGQLMTNLQGKKTFIGGGEESYGYLIGELVRDKDAVVSCAFISEMTAFYKDKGSSLYNAMLDMYVEYGLYKEELVSITKKGKTGAEEIKAMMEKFRNNPPATLGGAQVATLKDYELGTETDLISGEKKKLELPKSDVLQFITADGSIVSARPSGTEPKIKFYCSVNAPLKDKASFKETDARLSEKVKAIMNDLEA; encoded by the coding sequence ATGCAATTAGAAGCCGCAACCCTAGACACCATCAACCAATGGCTTAATGGTAATTACGACACAAAAACAAAAGAAGAAATCCAACAGCTTTTAGACAATGAAGCCTTTACAGAGCTGACAGACTCCTTTTACAGAAGTCTGGAATTTGGAACAGGAGGATTACGTGGAATCATGGGTGCAGGATCCAACAGGATCAATAAATACACCATCGGAACTGCAACACAGGGCTTGTGTAATTATCTGCTGAAAAAATACCCTGGTGAAAAGGTAAAAGTGGCCATCGCGCACGATAGCCGTAACAATTCAGATTATTTTGCAGGCATCACTGCCGACGTGTTTTCTGCCAATGGAATCCACGTTTATTTTTTCAAAGCACTGAGACCAACACCAGAACTTTCTTTCGCAGTCAGAGAACTGGGTTGCAAAAGTGGGGTGATGTTAACCGCATCGCATAACCCTAAGGAATACAATGGTTATAAAGCCTATGGCGCTGACGGCGGACAATTCACGGCTCCTGACGATACCATGGTAATGGATGAGGTGGCAAAAATCAGCAGCATTGACGAGGTGAAGTTCGATCGCATTGAAGCGAATGTGGAACTGATCGGAGAAGAAATTGATCAGCTTTACCTGGATAAAATCACGGAATTATCGGTATCTCCGGAAGCAATTGCCCGTCAGAAAGACCTTAAAATTGTATACTCTCCTATTCACGGTACCGGAATCACATTGGTTCCGCAGGCATTGGCGCAGTTTGGATTCACCAACCTGACCCTTGTAGAAGAGCAAAGTAAACCTGATGGAAATTTCCCTACAGTAGTGTATCCGAATCCGGAAGAAAAAGAAGCCTTAACCCTGGCTCTTAAAAAAGCGGAAGAAATTGATGCCGACCTGGTATTGGCAACAGATCCGGATGCAGACAGAGTGGGTATCGCCGTAAAAAATAACGACGGACAGTTTGTATTGCTGAACGGAAACCAAACCGGAAGCTTATTGATCAACTATTTATTGAGTGCATGGGAAGAAAAAGGAAAACTTACCGGCGATCAGTACATCGTTAAAACCATTGTGACCAGTAACCTGATTGAGGAAATTGCGAAAAAGAAAAACGTCACCTTCTACAATACCCTTACCGGATTTAAATGGATCGGCCAGCTGATGACTAACCTGCAAGGCAAAAAGACCTTTATCGGAGGTGGTGAAGAAAGCTATGGCTACCTGATCGGAGAATTGGTAAGAGATAAGGATGCAGTCGTTTCCTGTGCGTTCATCTCTGAGATGACTGCTTTCTATAAAGATAAAGGCAGCAGCTTATACAATGCCATGTTGGATATGTATGTAGAATACGGCTTGTATAAAGAAGAACTGGTGTCCATTACCAAAAAAGGTAAAACAGGAGCTGAAGAGATCAAAGCCATGATGGAGAAATTCAGAAATAACCCGCCTGCAACGCTTGGAGGTGCTCAGGTAGCAACACTGAAAGATTATGAGCTGGGTACAGAAACAGACCTGATCAGCGGAGAGAAAAAGAAACTGGAACTTCCTAAATCGGATGTATTGCAGTTCATCACCGCTGATGGTAGCATTGTATCGGCAAGACCATCGGGAACAGAACCTAAAATCAAGTTCTATTGCAGTGTAAATGCACCGCTAAAAGATAAAGCAAGCTTTAAAGAAACTGACGCCAGATTGAGCGAAAAGGTTAAAGCGATCATGAATGATTTAGAGGCTTAA
- a CDS encoding DUF5777 family beta-barrel protein, whose amino-acid sequence MKKFRRFLVPILLIAAGAHAQDADSLLKTLDSVDKKEKIAATFKSTHVVLSHSTETEKKHDLDLRIRHHFGDIGGKFGSAHTLYGLDVASDLFIGLDYGVSDRFTVGVGRSKQEEMFNFSGKYKLLQQDLAKTMPINLTLFAQMGWIAREPFSENEFSKYSDRFSWIFQSIISRKISSRLSLQVMPGLTLRKNVSDTRDPEALVSVGFAGRMKLTKRFSFVADYTLVNGLSRPTDLSQAYYNPLGVGLEIETGGHIFSLNFMNSEYILENNFITNTKKSWTKGGVRFGFTISRNFTLFKSKNKDPDKRSDIY is encoded by the coding sequence ATGAAAAAGTTTAGACGATTTCTGGTTCCCATATTGCTGATCGCTGCCGGTGCCCATGCACAGGATGCAGACTCGCTGTTGAAGACATTGGACAGTGTAGATAAGAAGGAAAAAATAGCCGCTACCTTCAAATCAACACATGTGGTCTTGTCTCATTCTACAGAAACGGAAAAGAAACATGACCTGGATTTACGCATCAGGCACCACTTTGGTGATATTGGCGGAAAATTTGGAAGTGCACATACCCTATACGGCCTGGATGTAGCTTCCGATTTGTTTATCGGATTGGATTATGGAGTGTCTGATCGTTTTACCGTAGGAGTGGGCAGAAGCAAACAGGAGGAAATGTTTAACTTCTCCGGGAAATATAAGCTGCTGCAACAGGATCTGGCCAAAACGATGCCGATAAACCTGACCCTGTTTGCACAAATGGGCTGGATTGCCCGAGAGCCGTTTAGCGAAAACGAGTTTTCTAAATATAGCGACCGTTTTTCCTGGATTTTTCAATCCATCATCTCCAGGAAAATTTCTTCCAGGCTTTCTTTACAGGTAATGCCGGGGCTGACGCTCAGAAAGAATGTCTCTGATACCAGAGATCCGGAAGCCCTGGTTTCTGTGGGGTTTGCCGGAAGAATGAAACTGACTAAACGTTTCTCTTTTGTAGCAGATTATACCCTGGTAAATGGCTTGTCGAGACCTACTGATCTGAGTCAGGCTTATTACAATCCGCTGGGGGTAGGGTTGGAAATTGAAACAGGCGGGCATATATTTTCCCTCAACTTTATGAATTCCGAATATATTCTGGAGAATAACTTTATCACCAATACTAAAAAATCATGGACCAAGGGCGGCGTCAGGTTCGGCTTTACGATCTCCAGGAATTTCACCTTGTTTAAATCTAAAAATAAAGACCCGGATAAACGGTCAGATATCTACTAA
- a CDS encoding GNAT family N-acetyltransferase, with amino-acid sequence MTPNRENNIEIIFRPAKTDQEFEQILALQKANHLAAVPEEHQENQGFLFAQHTLELLKEMAAEEPQVIALHQDKVIGYNLAMPVSFRNKIPSLIPMFNEFDKVSYKGKALNEYRYIVGGQVCVSSDYRGMGLLHRLYAETKNLVEDRYALCVTEIVSRNLVSMKSHEKAGFEVASSYHDGSQHWNIVVQQY; translated from the coding sequence ATGACGCCCAATAGAGAAAACAACATAGAGATCATTTTCCGGCCGGCAAAAACTGACCAGGAGTTTGAACAGATCCTGGCCTTGCAAAAGGCCAATCACCTCGCTGCTGTACCTGAAGAGCATCAGGAAAACCAGGGTTTCCTCTTCGCACAACATACATTGGAATTGCTGAAGGAAATGGCCGCCGAAGAGCCTCAGGTAATCGCGCTGCATCAGGATAAAGTGATTGGATACAATTTAGCGATGCCAGTGAGTTTCCGGAACAAAATACCTTCGCTGATCCCCATGTTCAATGAATTTGATAAAGTCAGTTATAAAGGCAAAGCACTCAATGAGTACCGTTATATCGTCGGCGGACAAGTATGTGTTTCATCAGATTACAGGGGAATGGGATTGCTTCATCGCTTATATGCGGAAACAAAAAACCTGGTCGAAGACCGCTATGCCCTATGTGTAACAGAGATTGTATCCAGAAATCTGGTGTCTATGAAATCACATGAGAAGGCTGGATTTGAAGTTGCCAGCTCTTACCATGACGGCAGTCAGCATTGGAACATTGTGGTACAGCAGTATTAA
- a CDS encoding response regulator, with the protein MKKFKDLNCVLLVDDDIPTNYIHRRIVQNTNIEVHVKSITSAREALDYLTFSGKYENDEDTSRPGIIFLDINMPGMSGWDFMEEYSKIDEAHKSRTIVIMLTTSLNPDDELMASANKEIVTYMHKPLNEDAFVKIAGKYFEEINN; encoded by the coding sequence ATGAAGAAATTTAAGGACCTTAACTGTGTGCTATTAGTTGATGATGATATCCCGACCAACTACATACACCGTAGAATAGTTCAAAACACCAATATTGAAGTCCATGTCAAGTCGATTACCTCCGCAAGGGAAGCCCTGGACTACCTCACATTTTCCGGTAAATATGAAAATGACGAAGACACCTCCAGACCGGGAATTATTTTCCTGGACATCAATATGCCAGGAATGAGTGGATGGGATTTTATGGAGGAATACAGCAAAATCGATGAGGCGCACAAGTCAAGGACAATTGTGATCATGCTGACCACCTCCCTGAACCCGGACGATGAATTAATGGCTTCTGCGAACAAAGAAATTGTAACTTATATGCATAAACCCCTCAATGAAGATGCTTTTGTTAAAATTGCAGGTAAATATTTTGAGGAGATTAACAATTAA
- a CDS encoding ubiquinol-cytochrome c reductase iron-sulfur subunit, whose product MERDEFIKSLGFGLALVCSGSCFQACGGKGDTGTPDPTPNPPGGGGNTASVNLASQLLAVGDQATANGVLFFRIAAGNTSSSFVATEALCPHQQGALVWKQSLNKIQCQLHASEYSTSGAVLQGPQNTTGTTRTLKIYATVISNNTLTATIA is encoded by the coding sequence ATGGAACGCGACGAATTTATCAAATCATTAGGATTTGGGCTGGCATTGGTATGCTCAGGATCCTGTTTTCAGGCATGTGGTGGCAAAGGTGATACTGGTACACCGGACCCCACTCCAAATCCACCAGGAGGTGGCGGAAATACCGCTTCTGTGAACCTGGCTTCTCAACTGTTAGCCGTCGGCGACCAGGCGACGGCAAATGGGGTGTTGTTCTTTAGAATTGCGGCAGGAAACACCAGCAGCTCTTTTGTAGCTACTGAAGCGCTCTGCCCGCATCAGCAAGGGGCATTGGTCTGGAAACAGAGCTTAAATAAGATCCAGTGTCAGTTGCATGCTTCAGAATATAGTACCAGCGGTGCCGTACTTCAGGGGCCACAGAATACAACCGGTACGACGAGGACGTTGAAAATATACGCTACGGTAATCAGCAACAATACACTAACGGCAACTATTGCCTAG